The following is a genomic window from Methylomarinum vadi.
ATTGGTGGTTCAACAAGGCTAATTGGCGCTGGTTTTCCACGCCGGTGGCGATGACCTTGATGCCCAGTTTATTGGCCAGGCTGACGATGGTTTCCACCAGGATGGCGTTGGCGGGATCATCCAACATGCCCTGGATATAGGAACGGTCGATTTTGATGACGTCGACCGGGCATTTTTTCAGGTAACTCAACGAAGAATAGCCCGTACCGAAGCCGTCCAGGGAAATTTGGATGCCCGCCTGTTTTAATTTTTCGACGCTAACCGCGTAGTTGTCTCGTTCATCCAAAAACAGTTTTTCGTTGATTTCAAAGGTAATCGCTTGGGGTTCGACTTTTTTATTGCTGAGAATGTCCAGCCATTCGACATAGCAATCCGTCTGGTTGTATTGGGCCACCGATTGGTTGAGCGAAACCCTGACCGGTTCCAATCCCAAACGGCTCCAGCGTTGAATGTTCCCCGCGGTTTCTTCGATGACCCAATTGCCGATATCGTGGATCAGGCCGCTTTCTTCGGCGACCGGGATGAATTGCTGTAACGGCACGAAGCCAGATTGGGGCCTTTGCCAGCGCAGCAGCGTTTCGGCACAGGCCACCTTTTTCGTCGCCATGTCGATTATCGGCTGATAATGCAGGCTGAATTCCTGGTTTTCCATGGCCTGGCGCATGTCTTCGATCAACTGAAGGCGTTTTTCGGTTTCCTGCTGCAGGGCCGGGGTGTAATAGTAGTAGCAATTACGTCCATTATGCTTGGCCATGTACATGGCGCTGTCCGCGTTTTTTAACAAGTCATCGCTAGTGTTGCCGTCGTCGGGATAGAGGGTGATGCCGATACTGCCGGATATGAACACCTGCTGGCGGTCGATATACAGATGACGCTTGAAGTTGTCGAAAATCTTACGCGCGATGACTTCCGCGTCGCTGGCCTTGTCCAAGTCTGGCACGACGATGGCGAATTCGTCGCCGCCCAGGCGGGCTACCGTGTCGGAGTTTCTGACCGAAGCTTGCAGCCGTTTGCCGGTTTCCTGCAGTAATAAATCGCCGGCATGATGGCCTAGGTTGTCGTTGATCCATTTGAATTTATCCAGATCCACCAACATCAAGGCCAGTTTCTTTTGGTTGCGCTTGCCTTGTTTGATGGCGCTATTCAGCCGGTCCATGAACAGGGTTCGGTTGGGCAGGCGGGTCAGCGGATCGTAATTGGCCTGAAATTGTATCGATGCCTCGAAGGCTTTTTGTTGACTGATGTCCCTCAATACCGAAATGGATTGGGAAATGTTGCCTCGGGAGTCTTTCAAAATGGAGACGCATTGCCAGACCGGAATGGTATGTCCATTGCGATGCCGAATTGTCGTTTCTCCCTGCCAGAATTGTCGGCTTTTCAAGGCGGCGGCAATAGGTTGGAAAAAATTTTTGTCGAATTGCTCGGGGTTCAGGATATCGGATGGTTGTTGGAGTACCTCTTGTTCGTTATAGCCGGTAAGTTTGCTGAAACCGTGATTGACAGAAATGATACGCCTATTATCATCGGTTGCGAATACCGCGTCGGGCGTGTTGTCGAGAAAAGCCTGCTTCAACTTTGAGCCTTTGTCGGCAGGGACGCGGGCGGTCGGCGATAGCTTTCTCAGTCGACCATGAAGCCGTTTGACCGTGCCGTCGCGATTAGTTTCGGCCTCGATATTGGCCCGGTAGTGTCGGAGGTCTTTCCCGTTCGCGTGATAATGAAAAGTGTATTCGACCGTTTGTTGCGAAAAAAGACAAATATTATTGCGGGTTTTGACTGTCACAAGGTCTTCTTCGCTGATATTGGCAAGGAAGTCGTCATATTTAAGGGCAACTAACTCGGCGTCCGCATCGCCTTGCCATATGACTTTGTCTTTGTCGGGGTAATATTCCCATGGCAGCGTAGTTGGTTCTTTTTCGATAGGAATTGCATCGATCAGGGCGTCTTGTTTCGCGAGTTTAAGGCGTTGATTCTCGTAAAATTGAAAAATGCTAAGATTTAAGCGTTCGAGAAATTGTTGCAACACGGTGTCTTTCAACACGATATCGATGCACCCCATGTTCATGGCCTTGGTTGCCAAACCGAAATCGGGCCGGCTGCTGATGATGATGGTGGCCGGCATGATTTTTCGGTTTTGCAATTGTTCCAGCAAGCGGAAACCGTCGGGTTGCGGCGTGTAAAAATCCAACAAAAATAGATCGTAGGGTCGCTGACGTAATTTAGCGAGACAATCCTGCTCGTTATCAGAGATATCGACCTGGTAGCCGCGCCATTCGAGCCGCATTTTGACCTGATTGGCAAAAAAACGATTGTTTTCCAGATAAAGGATGTGAAAATCAGCCATGGTAGAAAATCAAAGGGTCTTCATAATGCAGACTTGATAATGAGCGGTGGATATAGCCTTTAACTTTGTTGCAAACAAGAAAATTATGTAGAAGAAAGAAAATACTCATTTATAAGAAAGCATACGCCTACAAAACAATTCGAGTTTACCACGCTTGTATTTTATTGATTATTAAAATTTTTATTTGTCATGTATTTTTTTATTCTGTTAAGTCTGGCGCTGGGGTATCTGGTTGAAACAAAGTCGCCATTACTTCGCTATCTGCTAAGCGATACAGCGCTTTATGTCGGCCTTGCCTGTATTACTGGTGCTGTTATATCGTCATTGTTCAAGAGGCTTTCCGCTAAAGTCTGGTACGACTGGTTTGCCTGTGGCACTTTGTTGGTTTGGCTACCTTATTGGTATCCGAATTTTCGCGAGGGTTCGCCGGTTTTCTTTTATTTTCCATTGTATTTCGCCTTAATCAGCGCGCTGTTTTCGTTGGTTTTCATCAAGCCACGGCAACAGATCGACGAGCAGACGCTGGCGTTTTTGCAATGGCTTTCCGATTCCGGACGCTTCAATCCGGCGGTTATCGTCGTTTTCGTCTGTGTGGGGCTGTATCTGCCCCAGCATTTCTTGTTATATCCCGTGGCAATGACGCTGCTGGTGATGCGTTATGCGTTGGCCCGTTGTTTGTTGGAATGAAGGAATATTTCGGTTTTCCTGTTGACTTTTGCTAACTAGCCGACGATTAAATGAAAATAAAGTTACCCACAAAAGCTGTGGATAACTTTGTGGATTCGATGTTCGTTGCGCTTGCCAAGCCGCGAAAATATGACACCTTCGCTAAATTGTGTAGATTTTGATCAATTTTTTAAGTCATCTATTTTTCAATAACTTATGGCTGGGTGAGGATTTCTTGAAGCATTGTTGTCGCTTCTTAAGCAAAATGATGAATTACTAATCAGAATTGTGAATTTAAATGCGCCTGCACGCGTTGGCATATCGTTTTTTCATTACTTTTCCAGAGGTTTTAACCATGACTGATCAACAATCCCCGACCATGCAAAATCCTGTTGTTTTGGCGCCGGTCGATCCGGCCATCGAGCGTTATATGCGCGACTTAGCTGCGGTGACCGATCATCCGGTTTTGCACGAGATGGAAGCCTTGGCGCGACAGCATAATTTTCCGATTATCGAGCGCCTGGTCGGCGTTTTTCTGCAAACCCAGGCGCAGATGATCGGTGCGCGGCGGGTGTTCGAGTTCGGTAGTGGTTATGGCTATTCAGCTTATTGGTTTGCCAAGGCGGTCGGCGATTCAGGCGAGGTGATTTGCAGCGACGGCAATGCCGCCAACCTGGTCAAGGCGCGCGGTTACCTGCAGTCAGCCGGTTTATGGGAAAGGGTGAAATTCCATACCGGCCTGGCGCAGGAGATTTTCGCCCAGACTGAGGGCCAGTTCGATATTTGTTATAACGATGTCGATAAAGGCGATTACCCGGAAGTCTGGCGCATGGCCAAGGACCGCATCCGCCCGGGCGGATTGTATATTGCCGACAACGTCCTATGGCACGGTCGGGTCGCGGTGGATGAATACGAAGATATCGTTTCCGGCTGGACCGAGGCGATCATGGAGCATAATCGCTTGATCTTCGACGATCCGCAGTTCGATGCCTTTATCAACCCGACCCGCGATGGCGTGCTCGTCGCCCGTAAAAAAGAGCAATAATGGGGCCATTAAAAACCTAGCATTGTTCTTGGGTTTTATGTTTCAATTTGGGCCTTACACCACCAGGAGGAAATGCCATGATAAATAAAAACGATCCCGCTCCTTTTTTCAGATCTCGCAATCAAAATAACGAATTGGTGTCCTTGAACGATTATGTCGGCGATAAGAACGTCGTGCTGTATTTTTATCCGAAGGACGATACGCCGGGCTGTACCATCGAGGCCAACGATTTCACCGCATTGGCGAATGATTTCAACGCACTGGATACCGTTGTCGTCGGCGTCAGCAAAGATACCTGCGGGAGCCACCAGGATTTCATCAACAAATACGGCCTCAATGTCGAGTTACTGGCCGATACCAGCGGTGATTTATGCGACAGCTACGGGGTCTGGCAGGAAGTGGAAAAAGAAGGCGTGAAAAAATGGAAGATCGTTCGTTCGACCTTTCTGATCAATAAGGACGGCATTGTCGAAGAGGCACTGTATGGCGTTAACCATGAAGGCCATGCCCAGGAAATGCTGGAGAGGGTAAAAGGGCTGACTGCCGCAGCCGAATAAGCGCTTGATTTGGCCGGCTGCCGCGCATACCGGCCGGCCAAATCGCCAAAGCTATTTCATCTCCCGGAAAAAGTCTTTCGGGGCGCCGCAAATGGGACATTCCCAGTCGTCCGGAATGTCTTCCCACCGGGTTCCCGGGGCGATACCGCTGTCGGGATCGCCTTTCGCCTCGTCATAGATGTGTTCGCATTCCAGGCATTGGAATTTTCTGAATCCGGACATGTTTCCCCCTTTTTTTATTGAGCAATATCGACGCGTTGCCCGCTGGCAGCCGATTCCAGCGCGGCGACGATCGTGCGGCAATTGTCCTTGGCATCGTTAAACGATAAGGCAGGCGCTTTGCCGTTCAGGACGCAATCGGCGAAGTGCTCTATTTCCAGGCGGAAATGATTCGCTTGCGGCAATCTTTCCTCCTCTTGTTTGCCGGCCTCGGTCCACCAGGAAATGACAGGAACGTCTTCCGGCATCGCCCAGACGTTATGGCATTTCAGGCCGCCTTGGGTGCCGATGATTTCGTATTCGCTGCGGCGGGCGCGCTCGAAACTGAAATCGAAATGCGCGTATTTGCCGTCGCCGAAATCCAGGATGCCGCTGTTGCTGACATCGGCGCCGCTGTCGTTATATTTGGCCATGGCCGTCACGGCGACGGGCGAATGGTCGAAATACATGCGTGCGGTATGGATCGCGTAACAACCGATGTCCCACATCGCCCCGCCGCCGTTGGCGACGCTTCGGTTGATGCGATAGAGACGGGCGGGTTTCATCATGAAGGAAAAACAAGTGCGCACGCTGCGGATTTCGCCGATGGCGCCGGAGGCGATCAGTTCCCGCACCCGGTCGTGTTGCGGATGCAAACGGTACATGAAGCCCTCCATGACCGTGACGCCCTTCTCGGCCGCGGCCGCTTCGATCGCCTCGATGTCCGCCACGGTCAACGCCATCGGTTTTTCGCACAATACGTGCTTGCCGTGCTCGATTGCGCGCAAGGCCCATTCGGCGTGTTCTTCATTGGCCATCGGCAAATACACCGCCTGAATTTCCGGGTTGTCGAGCAATCGTTGCGGATCGTCGTAGGTTTCGACGTGTTGTTGTCCGGGGGCGTATTGCGCCAGCGTTTCGGCGGCGGCGCCGGGACGGCGGCTGGCGATGGCGACCAATCGGCTATTGCTCGCTTCGACGATCGCCGGCAACAGTTTTTGATTGATGCGGGCCGCGCCCAGAATACCCCAGCTTAATGTTGTTGATTCGTTCATATCCTTCACCTGTTCGACTTTGCAGCATTGTCATTGTTATCCGATTACAGTAACCAGATTTCGGGGCAAAGTCTAGGCGGCAAGCAAAGCGCGGAAAAGGGAAGGCCGATGCGATGAGCATCTGCCGACATGCGAGGCTCAAGGCGGGGTTACGGCCTGTAACGCATTTTCCAGATGTCTGAGCGTACGGTCGATGTTTTGCAGTTTGTCCAGGCCGAACAGCCCCAGGCGGAAAGTTCTAAAATCCTCGGGTTCGCCGCATTGCAGCGGCACGCCGGCGGCGATTTGCAATCCCTGTTGCAGAAATTTGCTGCCGTTATGTATGTCGGCGTCATCGGTGTAGCAAACCACGACGCCGGGCGCCTCGTAGCCGGATGCGGCGACGCTTTTATAGCCGTGTTCGGCGAGCAAGGCGCGCGCCTTGCCGCCCAGTAACCATTGTGCCTGGCGGATTTCGTCGAAACCGAATGCCTCGGTTTCTTGCATGGCCTTATGGAAACGGGCCAACGAATCGGTCGGCAGGGTGGCGTGATAGGCGTGCCCGCCGTTTTCATAGGCTTGCATGATGTGCAGCCACTTACGTAAATCGGCGGCGAAGCTGCTGCTGGTAGTCGCTTCCACTCGCTTCCGCGCGGCGCTGTTCATCATGATCAAAGCGGCGCACGGCGAGGCGCTCCAACCTTTCTGCGGAGCGCTGATCAGCACGTCGACGCCGCAGGCCTGCATGTCCACCCAGAGGGTTCCGGAAGCGATGCAGTCCAATACCAACACGCCGCCGACCGCATGAACGGCCTCGGCAAGGCTTTGGATGTAATCGTCCGGCAATATCATGCCGGAGGACGTTTCCACATGCGGAGCGAAGACGATCTGCGGTCTTTCCTGGTGGATAGCGTCGACCACTTCATCGATCGGGGCCGGGACGTAAGCCGGTTGTGAACAGTTCTCGCTCGGCCGGGCTTTCATCACCACCGTTTCGGCGGCAATCCGGCCCATGTCCAGAATCTGCGACCAGCGATAGCTGAACCAGCCGTTGCGGATCACTAGGCATTTTTGCCCGCCGGCCAGTTGCCGCGCCACAGCTTCCATGCCGAAACTGCCGCCGCCCGGGACGATGGCGACCGCCTCCGCGTTGTAGACCTGTTTCAATGTCGAGGAAATATCCTGCATCACGGCCTGAAATGTTTTCGACATATGATTCAGGGAACGGTCGGTAAAGACCACCGAGTATTCGAGCAAGCCGTCGGGGTCTATTTCTGGTCGTAAAGCGGGCATCATTTATCTCCATCGTTTAAAGTTGACAAGGACAAAATTGAAAGGCTTAGCCCGGATATTTCATCAGTCCCTTGAAACCCTATCGAAACCCTCGTTTGTTTTAAAACATGCGATCGTAAGGAGAAATTGAGCGGTCAAAAAGGGAATTAAGCATTGATTTCCGTTTTTCAGGCGCAACTTCCCCTTACCCCATTGTTTATCAGCGTGCCGGGCACAGCACTTTGTTTGTACTAATCAGGGCACAGGCGCTGACAAACGGATTTAAACAAGGATTGAAACGGATACTGACTGCTGAACAGCAGTCGAATACGACGGGTGTTACGAATGATGACGGCACCGATTTTAAACAATTTCAGGCGAATGGTGGCGCAAGTGGCTGTCGCTAGTTCGGTATTTTTGAGGGCGATTCGGCGAATCGCATGGATCAACGTATAGGCCAGTGTCGATAACAGCAAACGAAACTGATTCGGCCACCACAGGCTGCAACTGGTGCGGTCGGCAAACAGATCCAATTGTTGTTCTTTAATCCGGTTTTCCATGTCGCCTCGCGCACAGTAAACGGTTTCATAGAGTGTTTGTGCATCGCCGTCCAGATTGGTTACGACATAGCGGGGATTACTCCCTTGGCTCATGTGTTCGGCCTTAAGAATGACACGGCGTCGGCGTTTCCAGGTGCCGGCTTTATAGTGGAAATCGGTAAAGAGACGCTGTTTCTGCTGTTCGCTTTGGAACTGTTGCCGGGCTTGTTCAATCCAGGGTTGGCTTAAGCGCGTTAAGCGTTTATTTTTGGCCAACCCGACAATATAGTGAACGCGATGCCGCTCGCACCAACTCAGCATCTTATGGCGACAAAAACCGCCATCGCCGCGAAACGTGATGTCAACGTCCGGCCAAGCCTGACGCAAGCGCCGAACCAGCAAAGCCAGAATCGCCCAGCTGTGCTTGGCGCCATCAATATTGCTGGGACGTAGATAACTGACCAAGCAGTGATGGCCGCAAAAGACATACAACGGCAGGAAACAATAGTGCCGATAGTAGCCATGAAAAAAACGTCCGTCCTGTTCGCCATGAACCGGATCGTCGGTGGCGTCGAAATCCAGGATCAACGATTTCGGCGGTGTCTCATACGAAGCGATAAACTGTGCCAGCAACTCCTCATGAACTCGCCACATCAAGGCGCGATCCGCCTGCTGCTCAAACCGGCACAAGGTGGATCGGCTGCCCAATGTCTGATCCTTTTCCACCGCCGTCTGAAAGGCGATATCATTTCTGAGCGTGTCATGATCATTCAAATCCTCATACCCACACGCCAAGCCATAAACCCGTTGACGGAGCAGGTTGATCACAGAGTGTTGCACGCGGTCAGGGGCTCTGGCGTCAGGAATCTGCGCCGCTATCCGTTCGGTTAACCCTAACTGCTGGTCAACCGCTCGTAACAACAGCACACCGCCATCACTGGTGATCGCTCCACCACTGAATTGGGCGTCTATTTTACGGCGTTTTAAGGGAGGAAATTCTATTTGAGCTGGAGTACAATTTGTCATGGGCAAGTTGTTGGTTAAATTCAATCTAAGTAACTGAATTTTATCAAATATCAACAAACTTGCCCGCCTCTATCATGAAATATTCGGGTTAGAGTGCAATCTTTATAAAGTTAACCCACTGTTTTTCCGATCCTCAAAGCCATGAGATTGAAAAAGCAAACATTATGCCAATATATAAGTGTCTGATTGCTAACAGAAGGTCGTCGATATTTGTCGTCATCGCGCCATGATTTTAGCGATTATGTGGCTTTTGAACCATTTGCCGGCTGTTTATGCACGGTCGGTGCATCGCCTTGGTGCAAGGAAGCGGCGATCTTTCATTTGAAGAGCTGAAAAGCAATTATCAAG
Proteins encoded in this region:
- a CDS encoding EAL domain-containing response regulator translates to MADFHILYLENNRFFANQVKMRLEWRGYQVDISDNEQDCLAKLRQRPYDLFLLDFYTPQPDGFRLLEQLQNRKIMPATIIISSRPDFGLATKAMNMGCIDIVLKDTVLQQFLERLNLSIFQFYENQRLKLAKQDALIDAIPIEKEPTTLPWEYYPDKDKVIWQGDADAELVALKYDDFLANISEEDLVTVKTRNNICLFSQQTVEYTFHYHANGKDLRHYRANIEAETNRDGTVKRLHGRLRKLSPTARVPADKGSKLKQAFLDNTPDAVFATDDNRRIISVNHGFSKLTGYNEQEVLQQPSDILNPEQFDKNFFQPIAAALKSRQFWQGETTIRHRNGHTIPVWQCVSILKDSRGNISQSISVLRDISQQKAFEASIQFQANYDPLTRLPNRTLFMDRLNSAIKQGKRNQKKLALMLVDLDKFKWINDNLGHHAGDLLLQETGKRLQASVRNSDTVARLGGDEFAIVVPDLDKASDAEVIARKIFDNFKRHLYIDRQQVFISGSIGITLYPDDGNTSDDLLKNADSAMYMAKHNGRNCYYYYTPALQQETEKRLQLIEDMRQAMENQEFSLHYQPIIDMATKKVACAETLLRWQRPQSGFVPLQQFIPVAEESGLIHDIGNWVIEETAGNIQRWSRLGLEPVRVSLNQSVAQYNQTDCYVEWLDILSNKKVEPQAITFEINEKLFLDERDNYAVSVEKLKQAGIQISLDGFGTGYSSLSYLKKCPVDVIKIDRSYIQGMLDDPANAILVETIVSLANKLGIKVIATGVENQRQLALLNHQCRYAQGYYFSRPLSLSEFEDFVRMKNR
- a CDS encoding O-methyltransferase, with the translated sequence MTDQQSPTMQNPVVLAPVDPAIERYMRDLAAVTDHPVLHEMEALARQHNFPIIERLVGVFLQTQAQMIGARRVFEFGSGYGYSAYWFAKAVGDSGEVICSDGNAANLVKARGYLQSAGLWERVKFHTGLAQEIFAQTEGQFDICYNDVDKGDYPEVWRMAKDRIRPGGLYIADNVLWHGRVAVDEYEDIVSGWTEAIMEHNRLIFDDPQFDAFINPTRDGVLVARKKEQ
- a CDS encoding peroxiredoxin is translated as MINKNDPAPFFRSRNQNNELVSLNDYVGDKNVVLYFYPKDDTPGCTIEANDFTALANDFNALDTVVVGVSKDTCGSHQDFINKYGLNVELLADTSGDLCDSYGVWQEVEKEGVKKWKIVRSTFLINKDGIVEEALYGVNHEGHAQEMLERVKGLTAAAE
- a CDS encoding rubredoxin encodes the protein MSGFRKFQCLECEHIYDEAKGDPDSGIAPGTRWEDIPDDWECPICGAPKDFFREMK
- a CDS encoding Gfo/Idh/MocA family protein, which produces MNESTTLSWGILGAARINQKLLPAIVEASNSRLVAIASRRPGAAAETLAQYAPGQQHVETYDDPQRLLDNPEIQAVYLPMANEEHAEWALRAIEHGKHVLCEKPMALTVADIEAIEAAAAEKGVTVMEGFMYRLHPQHDRVRELIASGAIGEIRSVRTCFSFMMKPARLYRINRSVANGGGAMWDIGCYAIHTARMYFDHSPVAVTAMAKYNDSGADVSNSGILDFGDGKYAHFDFSFERARRSEYEIIGTQGGLKCHNVWAMPEDVPVISWWTEAGKQEEERLPQANHFRLEIEHFADCVLNGKAPALSFNDAKDNCRTIVAALESAASGQRVDIAQ
- a CDS encoding aminotransferase class V-fold PLP-dependent enzyme — protein: MPALRPEIDPDGLLEYSVVFTDRSLNHMSKTFQAVMQDISSTLKQVYNAEAVAIVPGGGSFGMEAVARQLAGGQKCLVIRNGWFSYRWSQILDMGRIAAETVVMKARPSENCSQPAYVPAPIDEVVDAIHQERPQIVFAPHVETSSGMILPDDYIQSLAEAVHAVGGVLVLDCIASGTLWVDMQACGVDVLISAPQKGWSASPCAALIMMNSAARKRVEATTSSSFAADLRKWLHIMQAYENGGHAYHATLPTDSLARFHKAMQETEAFGFDEIRQAQWLLGGKARALLAEHGYKSVAASGYEAPGVVVCYTDDADIHNGSKFLQQGLQIAAGVPLQCGEPEDFRTFRLGLFGLDKLQNIDRTLRHLENALQAVTPP
- a CDS encoding IS1380 family transposase, with amino-acid sequence MTNCTPAQIEFPPLKRRKIDAQFSGGAITSDGGVLLLRAVDQQLGLTERIAAQIPDARAPDRVQHSVINLLRQRVYGLACGYEDLNDHDTLRNDIAFQTAVEKDQTLGSRSTLCRFEQQADRALMWRVHEELLAQFIASYETPPKSLILDFDATDDPVHGEQDGRFFHGYYRHYCFLPLYVFCGHHCLVSYLRPSNIDGAKHSWAILALLVRRLRQAWPDVDITFRGDGGFCRHKMLSWCERHRVHYIVGLAKNKRLTRLSQPWIEQARQQFQSEQQKQRLFTDFHYKAGTWKRRRRVILKAEHMSQGSNPRYVVTNLDGDAQTLYETVYCARGDMENRIKEQQLDLFADRTSCSLWWPNQFRLLLSTLAYTLIHAIRRIALKNTELATATCATIRLKLFKIGAVIIRNTRRIRLLFSSQYPFQSLFKSVCQRLCPD